ccacgtggagctcaatctcaagactctaagatcatgacctgagctgaaaccaagagttggatgcttaaccgactgtgccacccaggcgacccagaAATGTTATAAATTTAGATCCTGGTGATGGTCATGCAACTGTGAACAGACTATAAAAATCTGTGATTTGTACACATGAAataggtgaattgtatggtatggtttgtgaattaaaaaaaaaaaaagttaaagactcgggaagaaaagaaagggccaCCCGCTGGGCACAGGAAAGAATGGAGAACTGAGTGGAAAAGATGGCAGTAGCAGTCACTTTGGGAACAGTATGGATTAAAGGTGGCTTGAGCCAGCTTTGCATGTTCTAGGATACTAGTGGAGAGTGATCTAGGCAGAGAGGAGAGTGGATGCCAGGCTTGTGTGCCTTACAGGAGCAGGGCAGGACAGGACTAATAGGGAGAGGGCCACTGGGGACTATTGCTCAAACGCAAGGCtggaggagggcacaggacagatGACTGGGGTGGGGTGCAGGATGGAGAGAAGGGCCATTGCTTTTGCTATTTCCTCCACCTATGGGACTTTCAGAGAGGTCCTTCCAACCCACCCTGGCTAAAGCAGACCCTGGTTATCTGGGGTCTTGCCAAAATGGGAAGTCCTGGTGTGGTATGTTTGCCTCCTCTGCTAGGCTATGAGCTCTTCCAGACAGGGTTCGGTGCCACAGGCACACTCAACAATAAactacttgggatccctgggtggtgcagtggtttggcgcctgcctatggcccagggcacgatcctggagacccgggatcgagtcccacgtcgggctccctgcatggagcctgcttctccctctgcctgtgtctctgcctctctctctctctctgtgtgtgtgactatcataaataaataaagaaaaaaatatttaaaaaaaaaaaaaaaaaaaaaaaacaataaactactTAATGTGGCATGGTATGTAACAAAGACTGTGCCACCAGAAGGGGTCTCTTCCTCACCCACTGCAGGCAGGAGAGACTGTGGCAGGTTTGTATATGCTACAATGCAAGTTGGTGTTACAGGGTCCAACTAGGGGGCCCAACCCTAGATAATGGTCTAGAGGGCACATGAGAGGCACTACTGTGTCATGAACTGGAAGAGGACTAGGATTAAGGGCACAtttgtgacttaaaaataaaaaagagacatgtTGACTAGAGGGAACCCAGGGAGGCCCAAGGGTTGGGACCTTTCGGCAGCCGGGTCTGGGTATAGATCACAAAGgtgcacatatatataaacagacCTCATGCCACACACCTGAGGGGTGCActtcaagaaaagaaatgaaaagattcagATAACGTTATATTCGTTCAATCTGCTCTGGGATGAGTTAAGTGCCAAGGTGGTGCCAAATCTAGCCTGTAACCTGTTTTTGTAATGGTGCTTGGGCTAAGAACATTTTTAGGTTTGTAAACTGTTGTAAAACAGCAACAGcagaggagtacctgggtggctcagttagttaagcatccttctgttcagattgtgatctcggggtcttgggattgagccccattacagtttccctgctcagtggggggaatatgcttgtctctctctctcttcctctttttttttttaagatcttattaaaaataaataaataaataaaattttatttatttattcatgagagacagagagacagagagagagagagagagagagaggctgagacacaggcagagggagaagcaggctccatgcaaggagcctgatgtgggacttgatcctggtccccaggatcacaccctgggctgcaggtggcgctaaaccgctgcgccaccggggctgccctctctctcttcctctgtctcaaataaataagtaaaatcttacaaaaataaaataaaataaaaagccagcaGCAGCAAGCAGAGAACATCTGGTCAGTCaagcataaaatatttgtctggccctttatagaaaaagtttgccaatctcCGTTCTGGGATACAAAAAAGCCAAGAAGGGGATGGGAAGAGCTTGAGTCTTGACCTGATACTTTTCTACtgtctgaataattttttttccatgactatatatctattttttaattgaggcaCATTTGCAAAACATAGTTTGACGAATTATGGGAAATGTCTTCACTCttgtttaaaattctgtatttctctGTTAATCTTAGGTTCAAAGTATGTGccccttccactttttttttttattattttttacgtTTTTCGGTGCGGAACccaataacattttaaatgttccttaaaacatctgaaaaagtTAAGAATACATATTCCTGGGACATAAGCAGGTAGGGACTACCAGACAGGAACATCTTCTAAATTTCCGCAATGTTCCAGTTTCACCACCAGTTTTACACTGGGTGGCCCTGGGGGCAGGTAGCAGCCTTTCCAGGGCCTGTTTCTCCGCTTGTGAGAGGGAAGTGTGGCCGAGGGCTCGGGGCACCGGCTACATTCATCTGTTTAACCAACTGCAGAATGGAAAGAATTAATAGGATCGACCTCTTGGGCTGTTCTGTAAAGAAAGCAAAGCTCAGCAAGCTTTTGACGAACTCCAGCAGTTACCGTCGTTACCACCGAAGCTACTGGGGACCCCTGGGCTCCTTCTCCCTTCACACCgcagtggaaactgaggcccgcgACCCCCCCCGACGCCCCGCCCCCGTCGCGGCGCCCCGAAGCCCCAACTCTGACACCCCGGCGCTGTGCGACACTGACCCGACAGTCCCCGACGCGGAAGGTTCCGCTTGTAGTCGATGGGGCCATAGCCCCCCGGCGGGGGCATGTCCTGTTTCACCTTCGACGCAGCCATGCTCGCAGGACCCGCACTTCCGGCCGCGGGCGGAAGTTACGTCCGGCGGCCGCCGCCATGATGAGTGTGGCGGACCGTACGGCGCATGTCTTGGGCGGGGACTAGGGCACCTAGGACCTTAGCGGAGCGATCCCACTGCGAGGGAGGTTGGGCGATGGCTACAGGGATCAACTGAGTGGCCAAGCTGCAGCGGAAGACtccctgtttcttcttttagACGGGGCTGCCTCAGTCGCTGTAGACGGCTGTAGTCCGTCCAGTCGCCCAGGTCCTTGCCCTAAAGGACCTCCCTTACACCTTCCCTCTGGTGCGATGCTCAGGCCATTTACCCCAAGCTCTGAGGGAGCCACGTCACCGAGTGTTAAGCCCCCTTTCTCGTTTTCTCCCCTTCGCGGGGCTGTGCGGGCGTCCCAAGGCTCCACACGGCCAGGGCTGGGTACACGAAGCTGAGGGGACGACTGCTGCTCAGATTTGACTCATGAGGAGCTGCCCCAATGCCAGGCACCGATGCTGCTCCCGAGTGGTGGTCGGGACCCCTTGCTAGTAGCCTCTCATGGGAACTGGACCATTTAGAGTGATTATGAGTCACAAAGCCTGATGGCCTTGAGTGGCCCTGTGGGGCGGGGTCCAGGGGGCCCTTACCCGAGGCGGGGTGACGCCCGCAGTCACTTCACAAGGCAGAAATTGTTACCTGGGTAATAAAAGGCCCCGCCGCGGCAGGGACCCGGGAGTGGGCACATGGGGGTGCGGGTGTGCAGGTGCCAAGCGCCATGGGTTAGGCCCGAGATTGGAGTCCGGCCGCCCCCCGACAGCAGCCGCCTCCTGCTCCCCGCGCGCCCCAGGCGCCACCATGTCGGGCGACAAACTTCTGAGCGAACTCGGCTATAAGCTGGGACGCACGATAGGCGAGGGCAGTTACTCCAAGGTGAAGGTGGCCACGTCCAAGAAGTACAAGGGCACGGTGGCCATCAAGGTGGTGGACCGGCGGCGCGCGCCACCCGACTTCGTCAACAAGTTTCTGCCGCGTGAGCTGTCCATCCTTCGGGGCGTGCGGCACCCGCACATCGTGCACGTCTTCGAGTTCATCGAAGTGTGCAACGGGAAGCTGTATATCGTGATGGAGGCGGCCGCCACCGACCTGCTGCAGGCAGTGCAGCGCAACGGGCGCATCCCCGGGAGTCAGGCGCGCGACCTCTTCGCGCAAATCGCTGGGGCTGTGCGCTACCTGCATGACCACCACCTCGTGCACCGTGACCTCAAGTGCGAAAACGTGTTGCTGAGCCCCGACGAGCGCCGCGTCAAGCTCACTGACTTTGGCTTTGGTCGCCAGGCACACGGTTATCCTGACCTGAGCACCACCTACTGCGGCTCCGCCGCCTACGCGTCGCCTGAGGTTCTCTTGGGTATCCCATACGACCCCAAGAAGTACGACGTGTGGAGCCTGGGCGTCGTGCTCTACGTCATGGTCACCGGGTGCATGCCCTTCGATGACTCGGATATCGCTGGTCTGCCCAGGCGCCAGAAGCGCGGCGTCCTCTACCCCGATGGCCTCGAGGTGTCCGAGCGCTGCAGGGCCCTGATCGCAGAACTGCTGCAGTTCAGCCCCTCTGCCAGGCCCTCAGCGGGCCAGGTAGCGCGCAACGGCTGGCTGCGTGCGGGGGACTCCGGCTAGAAGCCGGGGTTCCCACCATTCCCGCCGTCCCGAGCACTGCGCAAGCGCAGCGCACGCGCGTGAAGCGCGCTTCCGTACCCCCGCGAAGCCGACACGCGCCACTGCGCACGCgcatttccccctttttcctgTCTGGACGGCTGGGGCCGTAGTCGCCCCTGTTTGGAATCTAACCCCTCTCCCCACGATCCCGAGAGCAGGAGGGCGCAAGCGCTTCCTCTGTTCCCCAAGAGAAGGCCTCGGGAGGGGAAGGGACGAGAAGAAACGGAAGCATTGCGCCAGCGTGGAATGAGCGACGGCTGCTGGCAGGCGGTGGCTACC
This window of the Canis lupus dingo isolate Sandy chromosome 20, ASM325472v2, whole genome shotgun sequence genome carries:
- the TSSK6 gene encoding testis-specific serine/threonine-protein kinase 6, with protein sequence MSGDKLLSELGYKLGRTIGEGSYSKVKVATSKKYKGTVAIKVVDRRRAPPDFVNKFLPRELSILRGVRHPHIVHVFEFIEVCNGKLYIVMEAAATDLLQAVQRNGRIPGSQARDLFAQIAGAVRYLHDHHLVHRDLKCENVLLSPDERRVKLTDFGFGRQAHGYPDLSTTYCGSAAYASPEVLLGIPYDPKKYDVWSLGVVLYVMVTGCMPFDDSDIAGLPRRQKRGVLYPDGLEVSERCRALIAELLQFSPSARPSAGQVARNGWLRAGDSG